The Malus sylvestris chromosome 12, drMalSylv7.2, whole genome shotgun sequence genome contains a region encoding:
- the LOC126591833 gene encoding transcription termination factor MTEF18, mitochondrial-like: MPDVRQKPKKLRLASVRKWVSLNCCENRVRSRPIPFQPFGYFCNAPTFRTYSTNGASANESSESWDKTSSGKGRNAVRISYSILKEAEAALLDYLHGTRGLQFTDAENMSKNSPRFLDKLLRQVDVEKEILAKKNNQKDIGRAIARFLRYHPINEFEPFFESLGLNPSEYSPLLPRSLTFLTDDKLLVHNYTVLCHYGIARSKIGKIYKEWTEVFQYDFEVLTSKLKAYEELGLSQSTFVKFIVATPCLLIGDVNFEFVKVLEKLQNFGFKTNWIEDKLSADSSHNWSRMLEVLSLFSEMGCSTEQLGQLIGQHPDILFDGSGERTLSLIGFLLKFGSTKSQLCSIFLQFPQIPVVKFVSNLRRCILFLNEIDMNVAEIGKIVHSHPLLLGSCSLKKTISLLSNLNTGKKRLCTCIQENPQVLKNWVLGKRVERIPDSGDDLRSKTQKIKFLLDVGFVDNSDNIKEALKAFRGKGVELQERFDCIVKAGLSPEDVCTMIKISPQILNQTKDIIEEKIDFLVNQLGYPISTLVTFPRYLSYKIERVQLRTLMYNWLKDQGTADPRLNFSTIICCSDKCFISSYVNRHPSGPQMWEDLKNEIYSKN; encoded by the exons ATGCCTGATGTTCGTCAAAAGCCCAAG AAACTCAGATTAGCATCTGTTCGCAAATGGGTTTCGTTGAATTGTTGCGAAAACCGTGTTAGATCACGTCCAATCCCATTTCAGCCATTTGGGTATTTCTGCAATGCCCCAACCTTTAGAACGTACAGTACCAATGGAGCTTCTGCAAATGAGAGTTCCGAAAGTTGGGATAAAACTTCGAGTGGTAAGGGAAGAAATGCTGTTCGAATTTCTTATTCCATTCTAAAAGAAGCGGAAGCTGCATTGTTGGATTATTTGCATGGTACTAGAGGGTTGCAGTTCACGGATGCAGAGAATATGAGTAAAAACTCGCCTCGCTTTCTCGACAAGCTTCTGAGACAGGTTGATGttgaaaaagaaattcttgCAAAAAAGAATAATCAGAAAGATATTGGGCGAGCAATTGCGCGGTTCTTGCGGTACCATCCTATTAACGAATTTGAGCCTTTCTTTGAGAGCTTGGGTCTGAATCCTTCTGAGTATTCTCCGCTTCTTCCACGCAGTTTGACGTTTTTGACTGATGATAAGTTATTAGTGCACAATTATACTGTACTATGTCATTATGGAATTGCACGCAGTAAGATAGGAAAGATTTACAAGGAATGGACAGAAGTCTTTCAATATGACTTTGAGGTTTTAACATCGAAACTTAAAGCTTATGAAGAACTAGGTCTTAGCCAATCTACTTTTGTTAAGTTTATAGTTGCTACTCCTTGTCTTTTAATTGGGGatgtaaattttgaatttgttaagGTTTTGGAAAAATTGCAGAATTTTGGATTTAAAACCAATTGGATTGAAGATAAATTGTCAGCAGATAGTTCTCATAATTGGAGCCGGATGCTTGAAGTTCTTAGTTTGTTTAGTGAGATGGGTTGCAGTACCGAACAGTTGGGTCAATTGATTGGCCAGCACCCAGATATTTTGTTTGACGGTTCTGGTGAAAGGACGCTTTCACTAATTGGGTTCTTATTGAAATTTGGATCCACAAAAAGCCAGCTGTGTTCAATATTTCTGCAATTTCCACAGATTCCAGTTGTGAAATTTGTTTCAAATTTAAGACGATGCATTTTGTTCCTGAATGAGATTGACATGAATGTTGCAGAGATTGGGAAGATTGTCCATTCCCACCCCCTGCTTCTCGGTTCTTGTTCTTTGAAAAAAACCATCAGTTTACTCTCAAACTTGAACACTGGGAAGAAAAGATTGTGTACATGCATCCAGGAGAACCCACAAGTATTGAAGAATTGGGTTTTGGGTAAAAGAGTTGAGCGAATTCCAGATTCGGGAGATGACCTTAGATCAAAGACACAAAAGATTAAGTTTTTGTTGGATGTAGGATTTGTAGACAACTCAGACAATATTAAAGAAGCACTGAAAGCATTTCGAGGCAAGGGAGTGGAGCTTCAGGAAAGATTTGATTGTATTGTTAAAGCTGGTTTGAGTCCAGAGGATGTCTGTACAATGATTAAAATAAGCCCTCAAATTCTTAACCAGACGAAGGATATCATTGAAGAGAAGATTGATTTTCTTGTAAATCAATTGGGTTACCCCATATCGACCTTGGTGACCTTCCCAAGATATCTTTCCTATAAGATTGAAAGGGTCCAGCTTAGGACATTGATGTACAATTGGCTCAAAGATCAAGGAACAGCTGATCCTCGGCTTAACTTTAGCACTATTATTTGTTGCTCAGATAAATGTTTTATTAGTTCTTATGTAAATCGTCATCCCAGTGGTCCTCAAATGTGGGAGGATTTGAAGAATGAAATTTATTCCAAGAATTAA
- the LOC126591836 gene encoding uncharacterized protein LOC126591836 — MGRGRGKAKKQNVIAAREDTGSGEEERILPSRRRGRPQKTLKDDIVEGEEALKTEDGEDAKSHVSSKDMKGQSAIENGRKRKRSAQVKETVKSVKEDKMIETKSTLDDPKKSVGFRQNGSRRKNKPHRAAEAGVECQ, encoded by the coding sequence ATGGGTAGAGGGAGAGGAAaagcaaagaaacaaaatgttaTTGCTGCTCGTGAGGATACTGGAAGTGGTGAAGAGGAAAGGATTCTACCAAGCAGGAGAAGAGGAAGGCCACAAAAGACATTGAAGGACGATATTGTAGAAGGAGAAGAGGCTCTGAAGACAGAAGATGGCGAGGATGCAAAAAGTCATGTTTCGAGCAAAGACATGAAAGGCCAATCTGCCATAGAGAAtggaaggaaaaggaagaggtCAGCTCAGGTCAAAGAAACTGTAAAATCAGTCAAAGAGGATAAAATGATTGAAACAAAATCAACTCTCGATGACCCGAAAAAGTCTGTTGGATTCCGACAAAATGGGAGTAGGCGGAAAAATAAGCCTCACCGAGCTGCTGAAGCTGGTGTTGAGTGCCAATGA
- the LOC126592104 gene encoding blue copper protein-like: protein MALRNIVAMSCIVVMVCFGACSATVYTVGGDEGWTSSGAVDYNEWASSKLFHVGDEFIFNYKHEDDFVTLVTEEVDYDHCTSPSLALSDYRGLTTLTFNKPGTYYVICGEPGHCEAGQKIKIKINAAELENPISSPRPSPHPSSPSGSPFEAMPPSSTQRMAPILDLLMIGSAVTGLVVLGFVVSYFFYRRRLHGSQMQKDKIPQVV, encoded by the coding sequence ATGGCTCTGAGAAACATTGTTGCCATGAGTTGCATCGTCGTGATGGTTTGCTTCGGTGCTTGTTCCGCTACTGTTTATACGGTTGGCGGCGATGAAGGATGGACTTCTAGTGGCGCGGTCGATTATAATGAGTGGGCTTCGTCAAAATTATTTCATGTTGGCGAtgaattcatatttaattacaaACATGAAGACGATTTTGTGACGTTAGTAACTGAAGAAGTAGACTATGACCATTGCACTTCACcatcacttgccctatctgatTACCGTGGCTTGACCACCTTAACTTTTAATAAACCAGGCACCTACTATGTTATTTGCGGTGAACCGGGTCACTGTGAAGCCGGgcaaaagattaaaatcaagATCAATGCTGCTGAACTAGAAAACCCAATCTCAAGTCCAAGGCCCTCTCCTCATCCTTCATCACCATCCGGTTCTCCTTTTGAAGCCATGCCACCAAGCTCAACCCAGAGGATGGCTCCAATTCTTGATCTTTTGATGATTGGGTCGGCTGTTACCGGTCTTgttgttttagggtttgtggttTCATATTTCTTCTACCGTCGTCGTTTACATGGATCTCAAATGCAGAAGGACAAAATTCCTCAGGTCGTTTGA